Proteins encoded by one window of Paenibacillus sp. DCT19:
- a CDS encoding iron ABC transporter permease, which yields MIPQDSSASQNTESPTAKIHTRPWAATLILIGGTILLVLSMALSVSFGAASIKLGVVWEAIFNFNPDINQHQIIWEIRLPRILGGAMVGACFAVAGAIMQGMTRNPLADSGLLGLNAGAGFALAICFAFFPGLSYMYIIMYCFLGAGLGVLLVYGFGAASKSGLTPLRLVLAGAAVTAMLSAFSEGIALYYRVGQDIAFWTAGGVAGTKWSQLEIMFPWVVLALIGGLIISRSITLLSLGEEIAMGLGQRTGLIKLVGLVVVLILAGTAVSIVGAVGFVGLIIPHLTRKLVGVDYRWIIPCSAVLGSLLIVFADLAARMINPPYEMPIGALVALIGVPFFLYLARKERRAL from the coding sequence ATGATTCCTCAAGATTCATCAGCAAGTCAGAACACAGAATCGCCGACAGCCAAAATACATACTCGTCCCTGGGCTGCAACGCTAATCTTGATCGGCGGAACCATATTACTTGTGTTGAGCATGGCGTTATCCGTTTCTTTCGGAGCTGCAAGTATCAAGTTGGGTGTGGTATGGGAAGCCATCTTCAACTTTAATCCGGATATTAACCAACATCAGATCATTTGGGAAATTCGGTTACCACGAATTTTAGGTGGTGCAATGGTCGGTGCCTGCTTCGCTGTAGCTGGCGCGATTATGCAAGGGATGACTCGTAATCCGCTTGCGGATTCGGGATTGCTCGGACTGAACGCAGGTGCAGGGTTCGCGCTTGCAATCTGTTTTGCATTTTTCCCAGGTCTGTCGTATATGTACATCATTATGTATTGCTTCCTCGGGGCAGGGCTCGGGGTTCTGCTCGTCTACGGTTTCGGTGCAGCATCCAAATCGGGTCTCACACCTCTGCGACTCGTCTTGGCTGGTGCTGCGGTAACCGCAATGTTGTCTGCTTTTAGCGAAGGGATTGCATTGTATTACAGAGTTGGACAAGATATCGCCTTCTGGACAGCAGGTGGTGTTGCAGGAACCAAGTGGTCTCAACTTGAGATTATGTTCCCTTGGGTGGTACTTGCGCTCATTGGAGGCTTGATCATCTCTCGATCGATTACCCTGCTAAGTCTCGGGGAAGAAATCGCAATGGGACTAGGTCAACGTACAGGTCTCATTAAGCTCGTGGGTCTTGTTGTTGTGCTTATTCTGGCAGGAACAGCAGTATCCATCGTTGGAGCTGTTGGTTTCGTTGGACTTATCATTCCCCATCTTACCCGTAAGCTGGTTGGAGTAGATTATCGTTGGATTATTCCTTGTTCGGCCGTTTTGGGAAGTCTGCTGATTGTATTTGCAGATCTGGCTGCACGCATGATTAACCCGCCATACGAGATGCCAATAGGCGCTCTGGTTGCCCTCATCGGGGTACCCTTCTTCCTGTATTTGGCGCGGAAAGAAAGGAGAGCTCTGTAA
- a CDS encoding NucA/NucB deoxyribonuclease domain-containing protein, with amino-acid sequence MYRLVKYIIGLFIAAAAAFGLYNVEPHTEVTQIQQQAPDITITFPADRYPETALHIKEAVAAGHSDTCTIDREGADNNRDLSLRGVDTKKGYDRDEWPMAMCAEGGEGADIKYISPKDNRGAGSWVGHQLSDYPDGTRVQFIIE; translated from the coding sequence GTGTATAGGTTGGTTAAGTACATAATAGGTTTATTCATTGCGGCAGCGGCAGCTTTCGGTCTTTATAACGTAGAGCCACACACAGAGGTAACACAGATTCAGCAGCAAGCACCGGACATTACTATTACGTTTCCCGCTGATCGATACCCAGAGACAGCACTACACATTAAAGAGGCTGTAGCAGCCGGACACTCAGACACATGCACAATTGATAGAGAGGGAGCAGACAATAACCGGGATCTGTCGTTAAGAGGTGTAGACACCAAGAAGGGTTATGATCGTGATGAATGGCCTATGGCTATGTGCGCCGAGGGTGGAGAGGGCGCAGACATCAAATACATAAGTCCAAAAGATAATCGCGGTGCTGGTAGCTGGGTGGGTCACCAACTCAGTGATTATCCAGATGGCACCAGGGTACAATTTATAATTGAATAA
- a CDS encoding DNA-binding protein: MAISKEQIFTVADTLDSEGINPTLANVRKRLGSGSFSTISEYMAEWREERKDTDASTTREPAPDKINARMEDFGTEIWNMAVEIATARLQAEKDEMLSVQQTLELKQQEIAEMADQMAAEIEVLRQDKSDLDSILLISKENESQLKDSLHEEISKGVHLNDRLHASEELVKYWQQKYEQAQVEASDSLKENTKLQKDLTRAQVVAENKETDSRELKKEIKELNKNLSSQQIDNGKLTGIIESLRAQIAEQAETIKTLTPTSSKSDTKDKK; the protein is encoded by the coding sequence ATGGCAATCTCCAAGGAACAAATATTCACCGTAGCTGATACCCTCGACTCCGAAGGCATCAATCCTACGCTTGCCAACGTGCGTAAACGTCTAGGGAGCGGTAGCTTCAGCACAATTAGCGAGTATATGGCTGAATGGCGAGAGGAACGCAAAGATACTGATGCCTCCACCACACGAGAGCCAGCGCCAGACAAAATTAACGCCCGTATGGAGGACTTCGGGACAGAGATATGGAATATGGCCGTAGAGATTGCTACAGCACGCCTACAAGCCGAGAAAGACGAAATGTTGTCTGTCCAGCAGACATTAGAGTTGAAACAACAGGAAATTGCTGAAATGGCTGACCAGATGGCCGCTGAAATTGAAGTTTTACGTCAAGATAAATCAGATCTTGACTCCATACTCCTTATATCTAAAGAAAATGAATCCCAACTAAAAGATTCGCTTCATGAAGAAATTTCAAAAGGTGTGCATTTGAATGATCGTTTGCATGCAAGTGAAGAATTGGTTAAATACTGGCAACAGAAGTATGAGCAGGCGCAAGTGGAAGCATCTGATTCGCTCAAAGAAAACACAAAACTTCAAAAGGATCTGACCCGAGCACAGGTCGTTGCCGAGAATAAGGAAACAGATTCAAGAGAATTGAAAAAAGAAATCAAAGAGCTAAATAAGAACCTCTCCAGCCAACAGATTGATAACGGGAAGCTTACTGGTATCATAGAATCGCTACGTGCCCAGATTGCTGAGCAAGCCGAAACAATTAAAACTCTCACTCCAACTTCTAGTAAGAGCGATACAAAGGACAAAAAATAG
- a CDS encoding TIGR00730 family Rossman fold protein translates to MKRICVFAGSNPGHQPEYTQQAIELGKQIATSGYTLVYGGSCMGLMGAVADAALQQGGEVIGVMPTGLFRGEIVHGGLTQLIEVGTMHERKSTMAELSDGFIALPGGMGTFEELFEVLCWAQIGIHRKPVGLLNVKGYYEPLMKMVEHSVHEGFSNTSHLSLWSLESDPATLLQQMSAYVPAELSQKWSQLDKK, encoded by the coding sequence TTGAAACGTATATGTGTTTTTGCAGGTTCTAATCCAGGTCATCAGCCAGAATATACACAGCAAGCTATCGAATTAGGTAAACAAATTGCCACAAGCGGTTATACTCTCGTCTATGGCGGATCATGTATGGGGCTAATGGGTGCAGTAGCCGATGCGGCGTTGCAGCAGGGTGGTGAAGTGATTGGTGTCATGCCTACAGGGCTGTTCCGAGGAGAGATTGTACATGGAGGTCTCACACAGCTGATTGAGGTAGGAACGATGCATGAACGGAAGTCTACGATGGCTGAGTTATCGGATGGTTTCATTGCTCTACCTGGGGGAATGGGAACGTTTGAGGAGTTGTTCGAAGTGTTATGCTGGGCTCAAATTGGCATTCACCGTAAACCTGTAGGTCTATTAAATGTAAAAGGATACTATGAGCCCCTTATGAAAATGGTGGAGCATAGCGTGCATGAAGGATTTTCGAATACTTCCCATCTTAGCTTGTGGAGTTTGGAATCAGATCCAGCAACATTACTACAGCAAATGTCTGCCTATGTTCCAGCTGAACTTTCTCAAAAGTGGTCTCAGCTAGACAAGAAGTGA
- a CDS encoding glycerophosphodiester phosphodiesterase — protein MRKLEIIAHRGASAVCPENTMAAFERCLELGATGIETDVQMTSDGRLMLIHDETLTRTAGAEGWVKDKTYEELRELDAGSWFHTAFAAERIPSLEQLFALIQGKNILLNLELKNGIVPYKGMEEKIVQVIREWDLEQQVILSSFNHASLVKCKRLAPEIRTALLYMEKLYRPYDYAVKLEASALHPYKFAVTREEVVASIAQGVVTHPFTVNDPEEMKAMIEMGVQGIITDVPDVLAALTAAHTR, from the coding sequence TTGAGAAAATTAGAGATTATTGCTCATCGGGGAGCATCGGCAGTATGCCCGGAAAATACAATGGCTGCCTTTGAGCGGTGTTTGGAGCTGGGTGCTACAGGTATTGAAACGGATGTGCAGATGACTAGCGATGGTCGACTCATGCTTATCCATGATGAGACATTAACGCGAACAGCAGGTGCAGAGGGCTGGGTCAAAGATAAGACCTATGAGGAATTACGAGAACTTGATGCAGGCTCATGGTTTCATACAGCTTTTGCAGCAGAGCGCATCCCCTCTTTAGAACAATTATTTGCACTAATTCAAGGAAAAAACATCCTGCTAAATCTTGAACTGAAAAATGGAATTGTTCCTTACAAAGGGATGGAAGAGAAGATCGTACAGGTCATTCGAGAATGGGATCTCGAACAACAAGTCATTCTGTCTAGCTTCAATCATGCCTCATTGGTAAAATGCAAACGTCTGGCACCTGAAATTCGTACAGCGCTCCTCTATATGGAAAAGTTGTATCGTCCCTATGACTATGCGGTTAAGCTGGAGGCCTCTGCACTGCATCCCTATAAATTCGCTGTGACTCGGGAAGAGGTAGTTGCTTCGATCGCGCAGGGCGTGGTGACTCATCCATTCACTGTGAATGATCCTGAAGAGATGAAAGCGATGATTGAGATGGGGGTTCAAGGCATCATTACGGATGTACCGGATGTATTGGCAGCATTAACTGCTGCACATACACGTTGA
- a CDS encoding insulinase family protein gives MLKQLQSYQVIQERRMEELKSDGYLLEHKKSGAKIVLMSNEDDNKVFSIGFRTPPSDNTGVPHILEHSVLCGSKKFPAKDSFVELLKGSLNTFLNAMTYPDKTIYPIASRNEHDFHNLMDIYLDAVLNTNIYENEKIFLQEGWNYKLASAEDDLTYNGVVYNEMKGAFSSPERIVRRAVLNSLFPDTTYSKESGGIPDEITDLTYQGLLDFHTKYYHPSNSFIYLYGDMDMEEKLKWLDETYLSQYDRMETDSEIGLQPAFGERVDVVQTYSAGTTESEVDNSFLTYNAVIGTSLDQELNIAFQILQYALLNAPGAVLKQALLDKGIAKDVYGSYDDSLYQPVMTIGLKKSNLESKQVFLDTVQEVLERVVREGIDPKALLAGINSYEFNHREADFGRMPKGLIYGFYTLQSWLYDDEAPFTHLEANDVFASLRTKMNEGYFEQLIEQYLLQNTHTSFVAVTPDKGLSLRKEEALKSRLKSLQASLSKEEIEQLVQRTKELADYQNAPSTKEQQQVIPTLSIEDIDPQASKLSNTLKSVDGTTIVHHNLYTNGIGYLKLLFNVKEVPEHLQPYLGLLKSVLGYVDTANFKFNGLSNEIHIHSGGISASVGASADARQYNTYKAHFEIEAKILYDKLDFAFDMIEEIVLTSQFHDTKRLYEIISQLKGRLQRSLINSGHSAAMGRSSAKHSAVAAFREAVSGVAFYQWLEELQANYDDRKEELTTRLKELTGMIFRPENLLVSYTADDQGYATLDQHVSKLKAKLYTQEVVKEHTEFQAVHHNEGFKSPSEVQYVVQTGNFIHKGFEYTGSLRVLQGILSLDYLWTNIRAKGGAYGCMTGFRRSGDSYMASYRDPNLEKTYNVYEEMPQYLQNFKADSREMTRYIIGAIQDLDAPRTPYAEGTFSLECYLSNVTEADLQKERDEVLSTTEADIVNFAQLISAILEEKHRCVIGNESKIEEQRDLFDETLDLIKY, from the coding sequence ATGTTGAAACAGCTTCAGTCTTATCAAGTAATCCAGGAACGCAGGATGGAGGAACTGAAATCTGACGGCTACTTGCTGGAACACAAAAAGTCAGGCGCCAAAATTGTACTTATGTCCAACGAAGACGACAATAAAGTATTTAGTATCGGTTTTAGAACACCACCTAGCGATAATACAGGCGTACCTCATATTCTGGAGCATTCCGTACTATGCGGCTCTAAGAAGTTTCCAGCGAAGGATTCCTTTGTGGAATTGTTGAAGGGTTCACTCAATACATTTCTGAATGCAATGACGTACCCGGACAAAACGATCTATCCTATTGCAAGCCGCAATGAGCATGATTTTCATAATTTGATGGACATCTATCTGGATGCGGTGTTAAATACGAATATTTATGAGAACGAGAAAATATTTTTGCAGGAAGGTTGGAACTACAAACTAGCTTCTGCAGAGGATGATTTAACATATAACGGTGTTGTATATAACGAAATGAAAGGTGCTTTTTCTTCACCTGAACGAATTGTTCGCAGAGCTGTGCTCAACTCATTATTCCCAGACACGACGTATTCGAAGGAATCCGGAGGTATCCCGGACGAGATTACGGATCTAACCTATCAAGGACTCCTGGATTTCCATACGAAGTATTATCATCCGTCCAACAGCTTTATTTATTTGTATGGAGACATGGATATGGAGGAGAAGCTCAAATGGCTGGATGAAACGTATCTGAGTCAATATGATCGGATGGAGACGGATTCAGAGATTGGACTGCAGCCTGCATTCGGTGAACGTGTTGATGTCGTACAAACGTATTCGGCCGGAACGACAGAGTCGGAAGTGGACAACAGCTTTTTGACCTATAATGCGGTTATTGGAACAAGTTTGGATCAGGAACTGAATATCGCCTTTCAAATATTGCAGTATGCGCTTCTGAACGCCCCTGGTGCGGTATTGAAGCAGGCGTTGCTCGACAAAGGAATTGCGAAGGACGTATATGGCTCTTATGATGATAGCTTGTACCAGCCAGTCATGACGATTGGACTGAAGAAGAGCAACTTGGAAAGTAAACAGGTGTTCCTTGATACGGTTCAAGAAGTGCTTGAGCGCGTTGTGCGGGAAGGGATCGATCCGAAGGCGCTGTTAGCCGGTATTAATTCATATGAATTCAATCATCGGGAAGCGGACTTTGGAAGAATGCCAAAAGGACTGATCTATGGCTTCTACACGTTACAGAGCTGGTTATATGACGACGAGGCACCATTTACCCATTTGGAGGCTAATGACGTATTTGCTTCACTTAGAACGAAGATGAATGAAGGGTACTTTGAGCAATTGATTGAGCAATATTTATTGCAAAATACACATACTTCTTTTGTCGCCGTGACTCCGGATAAAGGGCTAAGTTTGCGTAAAGAAGAGGCGCTGAAATCTCGTTTGAAATCCCTCCAAGCAAGTCTGAGTAAGGAAGAGATCGAGCAACTGGTTCAACGTACCAAGGAACTCGCGGATTATCAGAATGCACCTTCAACGAAAGAGCAGCAGCAGGTCATCCCAACTTTGTCGATTGAAGATATTGATCCGCAAGCGTCCAAATTATCGAATACATTAAAGTCCGTCGACGGAACAACAATTGTACATCATAATCTGTACACGAACGGAATTGGCTATCTGAAATTGCTGTTTAATGTGAAGGAAGTTCCAGAGCATTTACAGCCGTACCTAGGACTTTTGAAAAGTGTGTTAGGTTACGTGGATACGGCAAACTTTAAATTCAATGGATTATCTAATGAAATTCACATCCATTCCGGTGGAATCAGTGCGAGCGTAGGTGCGAGCGCGGATGCTCGTCAATACAATACGTATAAAGCTCATTTCGAGATTGAAGCTAAAATTCTGTACGACAAGCTGGATTTTGCTTTTGATATGATTGAAGAGATTGTACTGACCTCACAGTTCCACGATACGAAGCGGTTATACGAGATTATCTCCCAATTGAAGGGAAGACTGCAGCGTAGCTTGATTAATAGTGGGCATTCGGCAGCGATGGGCAGATCCTCTGCCAAGCATTCAGCCGTAGCTGCTTTCCGGGAAGCGGTAAGTGGAGTGGCGTTCTACCAGTGGCTTGAGGAGCTTCAGGCAAACTATGATGATCGCAAAGAAGAGCTTACGACCCGTTTGAAAGAGCTGACGGGAATGATCTTCAGACCCGAGAATCTGCTGGTAAGTTACACGGCTGATGATCAGGGATATGCTACCCTAGATCAGCACGTATCAAAACTAAAAGCGAAGCTATATACGCAAGAGGTTGTTAAAGAACATACTGAATTCCAAGCAGTCCATCACAACGAGGGCTTCAAGTCTCCATCGGAGGTTCAGTACGTCGTGCAGACAGGTAACTTCATCCATAAAGGCTTCGAGTATACGGGCTCGCTTCGTGTGTTACAGGGCATTCTGTCACTGGATTATTTATGGACCAATATTCGCGCTAAAGGCGGAGCCTATGGTTGTATGACCGGTTTTAGACGCAGTGGCGACAGCTACATGGCATCTTACAGAGACCCTAACTTGGAGAAAACCTATAACGTGTACGAAGAGATGCCGCAGTATTTGCAAAACTTCAAAGCGGATTCGCGCGAAATGACTCGTTATATCATTGGTGCAATTCAAGATCTTGATGCGCCTAGAACGCCGTATGCAGAGGGAACCTTCTCGTTGGAGTGCTACTTGTCTAACGTGACCGAGGCAGACCTCCAGAAAGAAAGAGATGAGGTGCTGAGCACTACAGAAGCGGATATCGTTAACTTTGCTCAGCTGATCTCTGCAATCCTTGAGGAGAAACATCGCTGTGTCATTGGTAACGAGAGTAAGATCGAGGAACAACGTGACTTGTTCGATGAGACACTTGACCTGATCAAGTACTAA
- a CDS encoding Ltp family lipoprotein: MKKAMLLLSALMLAAALSACGTDTASTSSTTESKAEAPATETVAASTEETQKEEVKVEEVVEKEEDNVPREYKAALRSAESYSETMHMSKAGIYDQLTSEYGEGFPDEAAQYAIDNIVADWNENALKAAQNYAETMNMSDSGIYDQLTSEYGEKFTAEEAQYAVDNLK; this comes from the coding sequence TTGAAGAAAGCAATGCTATTACTATCCGCTCTAATGCTTGCAGCAGCCTTGTCAGCTTGTGGAACGGATACAGCAAGTACATCATCTACTACAGAATCTAAAGCTGAAGCTCCAGCAACAGAAACAGTAGCAGCATCAACAGAAGAAACACAGAAAGAAGAAGTTAAAGTTGAAGAAGTAGTCGAGAAGGAAGAAGATAATGTTCCACGGGAATATAAAGCCGCATTGAGATCAGCAGAATCATACTCTGAAACTATGCATATGTCCAAGGCAGGCATTTATGATCAGTTAACATCTGAATATGGAGAAGGGTTCCCAGATGAAGCTGCTCAATATGCCATTGATAACATTGTGGCTGACTGGAATGAGAATGCTCTGAAAGCTGCACAAAACTATGCAGAGACTATGAACATGTCAGATTCAGGAATATATGATCAATTAACATCTGAGTACGGAGAGAAGTTCACCGCAGAAGAAGCGCAATACGCAGTAGACAATCTAAAGTAA
- a CDS encoding N-acetylmuramoyl-L-alanine amidase, with protein MYKVWIDAGHGGTDPGAVGHGIQEKDIALKVSLGIKERLEAAYADVQVLLSRSTDVFLELRDRTAKANAAGADILVSIHCNAGGGKGGFETFRYTSASQGSIKLQDALHKAIIGKVGGIDRGQKAQNLHMVRESKMPAVLTENLFIDVVADADRLKQASVIDAIIDGHVQGIVSYLGLESKLKEEKPVDKVNVVVNGKAIADGVLIEGTSYVPLRAVGDAIGAKVNWDNKTKTAKLDTPKS; from the coding sequence ATGTATAAAGTTTGGATCGATGCAGGACATGGAGGAACAGATCCTGGAGCAGTTGGCCACGGGATACAGGAGAAAGACATTGCGCTGAAGGTATCACTGGGCATCAAGGAACGACTGGAGGCGGCCTATGCTGACGTGCAGGTTTTGCTCTCCAGATCCACAGATGTATTCCTAGAACTTCGAGACCGGACAGCCAAGGCAAACGCTGCTGGTGCTGACATCCTAGTATCCATCCATTGCAACGCTGGAGGGGGTAAGGGAGGTTTTGAGACATTCCGGTATACATCTGCATCCCAAGGCAGTATCAAGCTACAGGATGCATTACACAAGGCAATCATTGGCAAGGTTGGCGGCATTGACCGTGGGCAGAAAGCTCAGAACTTGCACATGGTGCGAGAATCTAAGATGCCAGCCGTATTGACTGAGAATTTATTTATAGATGTTGTTGCTGATGCAGACCGTCTTAAACAAGCAAGTGTGATCGATGCAATCATTGACGGTCATGTTCAGGGGATTGTGTCATATCTAGGCTTGGAGAGTAAGCTGAAGGAGGAAAAGCCAGTGGACAAGGTAAATGTGGTTGTAAACGGAAAGGCCATAGCAGATGGTGTACTGATTGAGGGCACGTCATATGTGCCTTTACGTGCGGTAGGGGATGCCATAGGCGCTAAGGTTAATTGGGATAACAAAACCAAGACAGCCAAACTGGATACGCCAAAATCTTAA
- a CDS encoding YolD-like family protein yields MASKLGDNGIYEGSRIILPEHREAYLAQMEEQKRRGKPELDDQEVQQIERLLVESYNSRCTIDLVVFNPFYDEPVSGVVIGLNVGRREVKLMLDEEFRWISLAEIISANV; encoded by the coding sequence ATGGCAAGTAAATTAGGTGACAATGGGATCTATGAAGGATCTAGAATTATTCTTCCTGAACATCGTGAGGCGTATCTTGCTCAAATGGAGGAGCAGAAGCGAAGAGGGAAGCCGGAGCTAGATGACCAGGAGGTGCAGCAGATCGAGAGGCTTTTAGTGGAGTCATATAATAGTAGATGTACAATTGATCTTGTTGTATTTAATCCATTTTATGATGAACCAGTATCAGGTGTAGTTATTGGTCTGAATGTTGGCCGTAGAGAAGTGAAATTAATGTTAGACGAAGAGTTCCGATGGATTTCATTGGCCGAAATTATCTCAGCTAATGTATGA